In Rutidosis leptorrhynchoides isolate AG116_Rl617_1_P2 chromosome 2, CSIRO_AGI_Rlap_v1, whole genome shotgun sequence, one genomic interval encodes:
- the LOC139890825 gene encoding uncharacterized protein → MDKNPRNEDDEKMDENDKSRLGGLGLDVNDNEEEEEELKDSKSGGMMIALKQDMPPDDDCCPICFDNFTIACCKTNCGHWFCAKCILQLWTHKTVLQNSCPICTRPVRKSTPEASLLLVKEVEVVEILKNVQRYNLLLQGGFNGFIQKVFEVLNLILRMLCRLIDPDRFRGNYYGMRLFAFMMSCIYNLSPFDFIPTGTLGARMLFDLCAVALVLFLYVVCICHRLVLRRRVRGLAGWLLYISDWIRFPRCIHFISTCCHHDKSVPCIVSFSVRFLFYFIWRK, encoded by the exons ATGGATAAAAACCCTAGAAATGAAGATGATGAGAAAATGGACGAAAATGATAAATCTAGATTGGGTGGTTTAGGTTTAGATGTTAATgacaatgaagaagaagaagaagagttgAAGGATTCAAAATCAGGAGGTATGATGATTGCTCTTAAGCAGGATATGCCTCCTGATGATGATTGCTGTCCAATCTGTTTTGACAATTTCACCATTGCTTGCTGTAAAACCAACTGTGGACACTGGTTTTGTG CCAAATGCATATTGCAATTGTGGACCCATAAAACAGTTCTTCAAAACAGCTGCCCAATTTGTACACGTCCGGTTAGAAAGTCGACACCAGAGGCATCTTTACTACTTGTGAAGGAAGTGGAAGTAGTTGAAATTCTAAAAAACGTGCAGAGGTATAACCTCCTTTTACAGGGTGGTTTCAATGGTTTTATACAG AAAGTTTTTGAGGTTCTAAATTTGATTTTAAGAATGCTGTGTCGTCTGATAGATCCAGACAGATTTAGAGGAAACTACTACGGAATGCGTTTATTTGCT TTCATGATGAGTTGCATTTATAATCTTAGTCCTTTTGACTTCATTCCAACAG GCACTTTAGGGGCGAGGATGTTGTTTGATCTTTGTGCTGTAGCACTAGTACTATTTCTGTATGTTGTTTGCATCTGCCATCGATTGGTGCTCAGGCGACGTGTCAGGGGATTGGCAG GTTGGTTGCTGTACATTTCGGATTGGATTCGCTTCCCACGTTGTATACATTTCATCTCTACTTGCTGTCACCACGATAAATCAGTGCCGTGTATAGTATCGTTTTCTGTGAGATTTCTCTTCTACTTTATTTGGAGAAAGTGA
- the LOC139887852 gene encoding uncharacterized protein gives MHRYSTTTAAAATTSVNGFYTLLKQGLDDLFRSFHAHNFMSIHFLQHVLSSLQSFHSQLILVVQKLHLPVGEKWLDEYMDESARLWEVCHVIKSGITNMENYYSTAITIATTLENHHFLNHQISRQFYPDITKFVMMSCHGKLVLRMINGCQRERVGLEEENRGLIRTRIQPLMINFDKNVLMESKFNGFNGFRGVLFALRNMNSLLLLILLNGLVYCSPVTSFSSSSCHGNNTSELGETVFGSGFMVSASRLQEKLMENEDGQNGVLLYEFWNARSAIEELKTELERIRGTGMELDTSERVEKLKSCFIGLQCGVENMIVQLDDFFDEIVEARKQLLDLCTHG, from the exons ATGCACCGTTACTCCACCACCACCGCCGCCGCCGCCACCACATCCGTTAACGGATTCTACACCCTCTTAAAACAAGGTTTAGACGATCTTTTTCGATCATTTCATGCCCATAATTTTATGTCAATCCATTTTCTTCAACATGTACTTTCTTCTTTACAATCTTTCCATTCTCAACTCATTCTAGTTGTCCAAAAACTTCATTTGCCCGTTGGCGAAAAATGGCTCGATGAATATATGGACGAAAGTGCACGTCTTTGGGAAGTTTGTCACGTTATTAAATCCGGCATAACCAACATGGAAAATTATTATTCTACCGCAATCACAATCGCCACCACCCTCGAAAATCACCACTTTTTAAACCATCAAATTTCCCGACAG TTTTACCCTGACATTACTAAGTTCGTTATGATGTCATGTCACGGTAAACTT GTTCTTAGAATGATCAATGGGTGTCAAAGAGAGCGAGTTGGATTAGAGGAAGAAAATAGGGGTTTGATCAGAACAAGAATTCAACCATTGATGATAAACTTCGACAAAAACGTATTAATGGAATCAAAATTCAATGGGTTTAATGGATTCAGAGGAGTTCTTTTCGCATTAAGGAACATGAATTCGTTGCTTTTGTTGATTTTGTTGAATGGTTTAGTCTACTGCTCACCTGTAACAAGTTTTTCTTCATCATCTTGTCATGGAAATAACACTAGTGAATTAGGTGAGACGGTTTTCGGGTCGGGTTTCATGGTTTCGGCATCAAGGTTACAAGAAAAATTGATGGAGAATGAAGATGGTCAGAATGGTGTTTTGCTATATGAGTTTTGGAATGCAAGAAGTGCTATTGAGGAATTGAAAACGGAGCTTGAAAGAATTAGAGGGACTGGAATGGAATTAGATACAAGTGAAAGGGTTGAAAAGTTAAAAAGTTGTTTTATTGGTTTGCAATGTGGAGTTGAAAATATGATTGTGCAACTTGATGATTTCTTTGATGAGATTGTTGAAGCTAGGAAGCAGCTATTGGACTTGTGTACTCATGGTTAG